From a region of the Nitrospira sp. genome:
- a CDS encoding response regulator transcription factor — translation MPKLRILLADDHLLVLEGFRRILEGQYELVGTVEDGRALLGAAKELQPDIVILDISMPLLNGIDAAAQLKKICPSAKIIIVTMHADTEYVRSAFEAGATAYVLKRSAADELEQAIRMAVTGHSYITPLITKDMLNVFLSKSSEPSAETHTLTMRQREVLQLLTEGRTAKEIANLLKVSSRTIEFHKSQILTRLKLHTTADLIKYALTHGIMGIS, via the coding sequence ATGCCGAAACTGCGCATTCTGTTGGCCGATGATCATCTTTTAGTCTTAGAAGGATTTCGTCGCATTCTCGAAGGGCAGTATGAGTTAGTCGGCACCGTCGAAGATGGGCGGGCGCTGCTCGGTGCTGCGAAGGAGCTTCAGCCCGATATTGTGATTCTCGACATCTCTATGCCATTGCTGAATGGTATCGATGCGGCGGCTCAACTCAAAAAGATCTGCCCAAGCGCCAAAATCATCATCGTCACGATGCACGCGGACACGGAATATGTCCGGTCCGCCTTTGAGGCGGGAGCAACGGCCTATGTGCTCAAACGTTCAGCGGCGGATGAATTGGAACAAGCTATTCGTATGGCTGTGACGGGACATTCATATATTACTCCGTTGATTACCAAAGACATGCTCAACGTCTTTCTCTCAAAATCCTCGGAACCATCCGCTGAGACACATACCCTCACCATGCGTCAGCGAGAAGTCCTGCAACTACTGACTGAGGGGCGGACAGCGAAGGAAATTGCGAATCTCTTGAAAGTTTCTTCACGGACGATCGAGTTTCATAAGAGTCAGATCTTGACGCGGCTCAAGCTACACACGACTGCAGATTTGATCAAATATGCCCTGACCCACGGGATCATGGGAATCTCCTAG
- a CDS encoding sensor histidine kinase yields MVRNSNTTLLPVIIGLGLGLFCLDQLYIPRGISTGVLYGGLAILSFLLLPYQKNPLIAAAICSVLDLTGIVLGPSITGIPFWMVVVNRLFSLTAIWLPFLFFLHRRRAEDELQQAHDELETRVQARTQQLAAINQTLTTEIANRAETERSLRASEAALYARERLLQQSQEELRSLAGQLLTAQEEDRRRVSRDLHDDINQRLAMLTLDLRRIEKELFADPRCMRNEIRLVSERLTAVSDDVRQIAYRFHPSILDDLGLVKAVRRLVEEFSSRTDIRSDYVHNDLLAALPEEITICIYRVVQESLSNVARHAHASHVEVEVIFEEEAIVLSIRDNGVGFDIEQPNKPGGHLGLLNMKERARLAKGAFEVESTPGHGTHIRVDIPLIHGEHHAETAHSVGR; encoded by the coding sequence ATGGTTCGGAACTCCAACACAACCTTGCTGCCTGTCATTATCGGACTCGGCCTGGGGTTGTTCTGTCTTGATCAGCTTTATATTCCACGTGGTATCAGTACGGGAGTCCTTTACGGGGGACTCGCCATCCTTTCCTTTTTACTGTTGCCGTACCAAAAAAACCCGCTCATTGCTGCGGCAATCTGTTCCGTGCTCGACTTGACCGGCATCGTTCTCGGTCCGTCCATTACGGGCATACCCTTTTGGATGGTTGTGGTCAATCGTCTGTTCAGCCTGACAGCTATCTGGTTGCCGTTTCTGTTCTTTCTGCATCGCCGTAGAGCCGAGGATGAGCTCCAACAAGCTCATGATGAACTCGAAACTCGAGTGCAAGCGCGGACGCAACAACTGGCCGCCATCAACCAGACATTGACCACCGAAATCGCTAACCGTGCGGAGACGGAACGGTCGCTGCGCGCCAGCGAAGCCGCGCTATACGCTAGGGAACGGTTGCTTCAACAGAGTCAAGAGGAGTTGCGATCATTGGCCGGGCAACTCCTGACAGCGCAGGAAGAAGATCGCCGTAGGGTTTCCCGTGACTTGCACGACGATATCAATCAACGGCTGGCAATGCTCACTTTGGATCTTCGTCGGATCGAGAAAGAGTTGTTTGCTGATCCCCGCTGTATGCGGAATGAGATCCGCCTGGTGTCCGAACGTTTAACCGCCGTCTCCGACGATGTACGTCAAATAGCCTATCGTTTTCATCCATCCATCTTGGATGATTTGGGATTGGTAAAAGCTGTGCGTCGGCTTGTCGAGGAGTTTTCCTCCCGCACGGACATTCGGAGTGACTATGTGCACAATGATCTTTTAGCGGCGCTGCCGGAAGAAATCACCATTTGCATCTATCGGGTCGTACAGGAAAGTCTCAGCAACGTCGCACGGCACGCTCACGCCTCACATGTTGAAGTGGAGGTCATTTTCGAAGAAGAAGCGATCGTCCTGTCCATTCGCGACAATGGAGTGGGATTTGATATCGAGCAGCCAAACAAACCCGGCGGACACCTCGGATTGCTGAATATGAAGGAACGTGCACGCTTAGCGAAGGGCGCGTTCGAGGTGGAATCGACGCCAGGACACGGCACCCATATCCGGGTTGATATTCCGCTGATTCACGGAGAGCACCATGCCGAAACTGCGCATTCTGTTGGCCGATGA
- a CDS encoding outer membrane beta-barrel protein has protein sequence MTVRRLLSEVLRLRFNGYLQGSYSQNFNSPSNRINQLRIFDVNSNEFRPNVVQLQVERPLNIGGSTLDQLGFRVKFNAGRNSDFIGGMNLSTWADFQEVYVNYMAPLGHGLELAIGQFNALVGYEQVGNPYSPNYSRSYLYLGQPFTTGGISATYEFNKQVSLSIRALSYINAAQAGIHHDPMVEYLLMVNPSERVKIMLYGLFGPRVGAPGTPGGMLMLTGGYASWQLATQTWAVVEAYYANQANSSMISSGQNARWEGMAAYLFHDFTNKWGMRLRGEIFEDAGGLVTCQGTTAYQPRANVCFGATSGAPSAAIAQTLWEFTLTLEYRPLPSLRTRLEYRYDKSDHNVFQLGDRATSYQPTLSLDFVYLF, from the coding sequence ATGACAGTGAGGCGGCTCCTGTCGGAAGTGCTGAGGCTGCGTTTCAATGGCTACCTTCAAGGCTCATATTCGCAGAACTTCAACAGTCCGTCCAATCGTATTAATCAACTCCGCATCTTCGACGTCAACTCCAATGAGTTTCGTCCGAACGTGGTCCAGTTGCAGGTAGAGCGGCCATTGAATATAGGTGGTTCAACTCTCGATCAACTCGGCTTTCGCGTTAAATTCAACGCGGGGCGCAATTCGGATTTTATTGGGGGAATGAATCTGAGTACTTGGGCCGACTTTCAGGAAGTCTATGTCAATTATATGGCTCCCCTCGGTCATGGGCTTGAGCTGGCAATCGGACAGTTTAATGCTCTGGTCGGCTATGAACAGGTGGGCAATCCGTACAGCCCGAACTACTCACGGTCCTATCTGTATTTGGGTCAGCCCTTTACGACCGGCGGAATCTCCGCTACGTACGAGTTCAATAAACAGGTATCGCTGTCGATCAGGGCGCTTTCTTATATCAACGCGGCACAAGCAGGTATACATCACGATCCGATGGTGGAATATCTGCTGATGGTCAATCCTTCTGAAAGAGTGAAAATCATGCTCTATGGGTTGTTCGGGCCGAGAGTCGGAGCACCAGGCACGCCGGGAGGGATGCTCATGCTGACCGGCGGGTATGCGAGCTGGCAGCTTGCAACCCAGACATGGGCGGTCGTTGAAGCTTATTACGCAAATCAAGCCAACAGCAGCATGATCAGCTCAGGTCAAAATGCGCGCTGGGAGGGGATGGCAGCCTATCTATTTCATGACTTCACGAACAAATGGGGCATGCGTTTACGAGGGGAAATTTTCGAAGACGCGGGAGGTTTGGTAACCTGTCAGGGAACGACGGCCTATCAACCGAGAGCCAACGTTTGCTTCGGCGCCACATCAGGAGCACCGTCCGCGGCCATTGCACAGACCCTGTGGGAATTTACCCTCACACTTGAGTATAGACCGTTGCCGTCGCTGAGAACGAGACTCGAATACAGGTATGACAAATCCGATCACAATGTCTTTCAACTCGGCGACCGAGCAACAAGCTACCAGCCGACCCTCTCGCTCGATTTCGTATATCTCTTCTGA
- a CDS encoding Slp family lipoprotein, whose product MRMIGLFAMCVLLEACTTTPRFPPEIMNNLETHTFDVAAWQAQTYHPSNAGFVSHKVELGGEIIEVIRKPEGVVLLVEEQPIENHPAYSSKSAERGDAFWYAISFNGFPEPSMLQRGNKLVVIGMTDKGGTEMIGGAPRVVPHLQAQCLHIWNTRELEAAEFSYYGGPMGYHPPEERTFCLAYDGDKSLPSSERQGGKHTHSAGV is encoded by the coding sequence ATGCGCATGATCGGATTGTTTGCAATGTGTGTGTTGTTGGAGGCCTGCACAACCACACCGAGGTTTCCTCCCGAGATTATGAACAACCTTGAAACGCATACTTTTGACGTCGCTGCTTGGCAGGCGCAAACCTATCATCCGTCGAACGCAGGCTTTGTTTCACATAAAGTGGAATTGGGGGGAGAAATCATAGAAGTTATTCGAAAACCGGAAGGTGTCGTGCTCCTTGTCGAGGAGCAGCCCATCGAGAACCATCCGGCATATAGTTCTAAGAGCGCCGAACGAGGAGACGCATTCTGGTACGCGATTTCCTTCAACGGCTTTCCAGAGCCCAGCATGTTGCAAAGAGGCAACAAACTTGTCGTTATCGGAATGACCGACAAGGGCGGTACAGAAATGATCGGTGGAGCTCCGAGAGTGGTGCCGCACCTTCAGGCGCAGTGTCTCCACATCTGGAATACCCGAGAATTGGAGGCGGCGGAATTTTCTTATTATGGAGGCCCCATGGGATATCATCCTCCTGAGGAACGAACCTTCTGCCTGGCATATGACGGCGATAAATCTTTGCCCTCCAGCGAGAGGCAGGGTGGCAAACATACTCATTCTGCCGGGGTGTAA
- a CDS encoding helix-turn-helix domain-containing protein — protein MGTIIERHIRVPEFASRTGLAQATVRKKIARREIAYHKAGRCVVIPESEIERVLGERREPISIALPDDRLPDDAA, from the coding sequence ATGGGGACGATCATCGAACGCCACATCCGAGTGCCGGAGTTTGCTAGTCGTACCGGGCTTGCCCAAGCAACCGTGAGAAAGAAGATTGCCAGACGGGAGATCGCCTACCATAAGGCTGGCAGGTGCGTGGTGATTCCGGAATCAGAGATCGAGCGCGTGTTGGGCGAACGGCGCGAACCTATCTCTATTGCATTGCCCGATGACAGGTTGCCCGATGATGCCGCGTAA
- a CDS encoding MoaD/ThiS family protein, whose product MHVHLNHPSRSIEIKGPKRVKELLRDLNLVVEAHLVIRGDELVTEDEMLSDKDQIEIRPVISGG is encoded by the coding sequence ATGCACGTACACCTGAATCACCCGTCCCGGTCGATCGAAATCAAGGGTCCCAAACGAGTCAAGGAGCTCCTGCGCGACTTGAATCTCGTCGTCGAAGCGCACTTAGTCATTCGTGGCGATGAACTGGTGACCGAGGACGAGATGCTTTCCGACAAGGATCAGATCGAAATCCGACCGGTGATTTCGGGCGGATGA